Proteins from a single region of Allocatelliglobosispora scoriae:
- a CDS encoding monooxygenase, whose protein sequence is MRLLGLITALAAATSLAACAANTPVPVAATAADPHASHRVYSAAPPAPLRQGERFVELSMERPFTPQPPNGGTDEYRCFLVDPELTDAAFITGSQFLPQNADIVHHAIFFRVQPGDVAQARELDAEEDGDGWTCFGGTGIGSGGTFGQLNSGASWIAAWAPGGHETLMSAKVGYRMEAGSQLVMQVHYSTVALGGAKPAPDRSGIRLRLAPGTAALAPLQTTLLPGAVELPCTSSESGPLCDRENAVLDVWHRFGTQAGSTVAGLNLLCNGGKTPVPGPVQECDHRVREAGLVYAAAGHMHLLGRSIKVELNPGTPKAKVLLDVPVYDFDNQGARPLLTPVRIAKGDNLRVTCTHDASLRSQLPSLKRLEPRYVVWGEGTSDEMCLGILTWTRP, encoded by the coding sequence ATGAGGTTGCTCGGTTTGATCACTGCGCTCGCCGCCGCCACGAGCCTGGCGGCCTGCGCGGCCAACACGCCGGTCCCGGTCGCCGCGACCGCTGCCGATCCGCACGCCAGCCACCGCGTCTACAGCGCCGCACCGCCCGCGCCGCTGCGCCAGGGGGAGCGCTTCGTCGAGCTGTCGATGGAGCGCCCCTTCACCCCGCAGCCGCCCAACGGCGGCACCGACGAATACCGCTGCTTCCTCGTCGACCCCGAGCTCACCGACGCGGCCTTCATCACCGGCAGCCAGTTCCTGCCGCAGAACGCCGACATCGTCCACCACGCCATCTTCTTCCGCGTGCAGCCCGGCGATGTCGCGCAGGCCCGCGAGCTCGATGCCGAGGAGGACGGTGACGGCTGGACCTGCTTCGGCGGCACCGGCATCGGCTCCGGCGGCACCTTCGGCCAGCTCAACAGCGGTGCCTCCTGGATCGCCGCCTGGGCGCCCGGCGGCCACGAGACGCTGATGAGCGCCAAGGTCGGCTACCGCATGGAGGCCGGCAGCCAGCTCGTCATGCAGGTGCACTACAGCACCGTGGCCCTGGGCGGCGCCAAGCCCGCCCCCGACCGGTCCGGCATCCGCCTGCGCCTCGCCCCCGGCACCGCCGCGCTGGCTCCCCTGCAGACCACCCTGCTCCCCGGCGCCGTCGAGCTGCCGTGCACGTCGAGCGAGAGCGGCCCCCTCTGCGACCGCGAGAACGCCGTGCTCGACGTCTGGCACCGCTTCGGCACCCAGGCGGGCTCCACGGTCGCCGGTCTCAACCTCCTGTGCAACGGCGGCAAGACCCCCGTACCCGGCCCGGTCCAGGAGTGCGACCACCGGGTCCGCGAAGCCGGCCTCGTCTACGCCGCCGCGGGCCACATGCACCTGCTCGGCCGATCGATCAAGGTGGAGCTCAACCCCGGCACCCCGAAGGCCAAGGTGCTGCTCGACGTGCCGGTCTACGACTTCGACAACCAGGGCGCCCGGCCGCTGCTGACTCCGGTCAGGATCGCCAAGGGCGACAACCTGCGCGTGACCTGCACCCACGACGCCTCGCTCCGCTCCCAGCTGCCCTCCCTCAAGCGGCTCGAACCGCGCTACGTCGTCTGGGGCGAGGGCACGAGCGACGAGATGTGCCTGGGCATCCTCACCTGGACCAGACCCTAG
- a CDS encoding ABC transporter permease: MAAPEGILMSVIDDAVTWLNDPLNWTAPDGVIARTIEHLWISAAAVAIACAVAWPIGIWLGHTGRGGGTVVTLANLTRAVPTVALLTIFPLTIIGFGARAIVLALAVFAIPPLLANAYLGLREVDPDVRDAARGMGLSGRQVLTSVELPLAVPYLASGFRTAAVQVLATATLAAFVNGGGLGMIISRGFGLGLVSGGGQVLAGGVIVTLLCLIAEGLLAIAEKRLTPRALRR; this comes from the coding sequence CTGGCAGCGCCGGAAGGGATCCTCATGAGCGTCATCGACGACGCCGTCACCTGGCTCAACGACCCGCTCAACTGGACCGCTCCCGACGGCGTCATCGCGCGGACGATCGAGCACCTTTGGATCTCGGCGGCGGCGGTCGCCATCGCCTGCGCGGTCGCCTGGCCGATCGGGATCTGGCTCGGCCACACCGGCCGGGGCGGCGGCACCGTCGTCACGCTCGCCAACCTCACCCGGGCCGTTCCGACCGTGGCCCTGCTCACGATCTTCCCGCTGACGATCATCGGGTTCGGGGCACGGGCGATCGTTCTGGCGCTCGCCGTCTTCGCCATCCCGCCGCTGCTCGCCAACGCCTATCTCGGGCTGCGCGAGGTCGACCCGGATGTCCGGGACGCCGCCCGGGGGATGGGCCTGTCCGGTCGGCAGGTGCTCACCTCGGTCGAGCTGCCGCTCGCGGTGCCCTACCTCGCCAGCGGATTCCGGACGGCGGCGGTGCAGGTGCTGGCGACGGCGACGCTGGCGGCGTTCGTCAACGGCGGCGGGCTCGGGATGATCATCAGTCGGGGCTTCGGACTGGGCCTGGTCTCGGGCGGCGGCCAGGTACTCGCCGGCGGCGTCATCGTGACCCTGCTGTGCCTGATCGCCGAGGGTCTGCTCGCGATCGCCGAGAAGCGCCTCACGCCCCGCGCCCTACGCCGCTGA
- a CDS encoding benzoate/H(+) symporter BenE family transporter — MRDFQAVLTGLVSAVVGYASAFTIVLSGLRAVGADQRQAASGLLALCLGIAIAATFLALRYRMPIAIAWSTPGAALLVATGPIDGGFPVVVGAFLACAALTVLAGAVPWLARLVAAIPRPVAGAMLAGVLVPLCTAPVRALLDVPLLAIPVTLTWAALMRFARPWAVPGALAAAVAAIAISGTEHGLAGAPLRPVLDFTPPAFTVAATVGLALPLFLVTMAGQNVPGAAVLATFGYRPPLRGILLTTGLTSAAAAPFGGHAVNLAAITAALTAGPETHPDPARRWIATIGLGGGQLILGLGTGLAAALVLLSPPVLVIAVAGLALIPALGAALASAVGEPEDREAAVITFVVTAAGLPIAGIGSAFWGLLAGILALFLRRRSRPAAAEDPADQANSSPSSSGSMGMGAGR; from the coding sequence GTGCGGGATTTCCAGGCGGTGCTCACCGGGCTGGTGAGCGCCGTCGTCGGCTACGCCAGCGCGTTCACCATCGTCCTCAGCGGACTGCGGGCGGTCGGCGCCGACCAGCGCCAGGCCGCGTCCGGGCTGCTCGCGCTGTGCCTCGGCATCGCGATCGCGGCGACCTTCCTCGCCCTGCGCTACCGGATGCCCATCGCCATCGCCTGGTCCACGCCGGGTGCGGCGCTCCTCGTCGCGACGGGTCCGATCGACGGCGGGTTCCCGGTCGTGGTCGGGGCGTTCCTCGCCTGCGCGGCCCTCACCGTCCTGGCCGGAGCGGTGCCCTGGCTGGCCCGGCTGGTCGCCGCGATCCCGCGCCCGGTCGCCGGGGCGATGCTCGCCGGTGTCCTCGTCCCGCTCTGCACGGCGCCGGTCCGGGCGCTGCTCGACGTGCCGCTGCTGGCGATCCCGGTCACGCTGACCTGGGCGGCGCTGATGCGCTTCGCCCGGCCCTGGGCGGTGCCGGGCGCGCTCGCCGCCGCCGTGGCCGCCATCGCGATCAGCGGCACCGAGCACGGTCTCGCGGGCGCCCCGCTGCGGCCGGTGCTGGACTTCACGCCGCCGGCGTTCACCGTCGCGGCCACGGTCGGGCTGGCGCTGCCGCTGTTCCTGGTCACGATGGCCGGTCAGAACGTGCCCGGCGCGGCCGTGCTCGCCACCTTCGGCTACCGGCCGCCGCTGCGCGGCATCCTGCTGACGACCGGGCTGACCAGCGCGGCGGCCGCTCCCTTCGGCGGGCACGCGGTCAACCTCGCCGCGATCACGGCCGCGCTGACCGCGGGACCGGAGACCCACCCGGATCCGGCCCGGCGCTGGATCGCCACGATCGGCCTCGGCGGCGGGCAGCTGATCCTCGGCCTCGGTACGGGTCTCGCCGCGGCACTGGTGCTGCTCTCCCCGCCCGTGCTCGTCATCGCCGTCGCCGGTCTGGCGCTGATCCCGGCCCTCGGCGCGGCCCTGGCGAGCGCCGTCGGCGAGCCCGAGGACCGGGAGGCGGCGGTGATCACCTTCGTGGTCACCGCCGCCGGTCTGCCCATCGCCGGGATCGGGTCGGCCTTCTGGGGACTGCTCGCCGGGATCCTCGCCCTGTTCCTGCGCCGGCGATCCCGACCGGCCGCCGCCGAGGACCCCGCTGATCAGGCGAACAGCTCGCCGAGCAGCTCCGGATCGATGGGGATGGGGGCGGGGCGGTAG
- a CDS encoding GNAT family N-acetyltransferase translates to MDNNVQQSVVAILSRRPEVVETGPFVIGWDPTTDSRNVSYATPRPGAAVTADDVAALVAAFRAIDRIPRLEYVPGCCPELESLLLAAGFAIEARHTYLACTPATLAPLPVPDGFELIEPSTDEEHHGGLSVQNEAFGGEATATPADVERAARTQRNGGVVLAIRTTTGEYAAAGLASPPGAGLVEVAGIATAERFRRRGLAAALTAELAATAFRRGAQGAWLEAESPVAGRVYERVGFVPSGQRLYIALD, encoded by the coding sequence ATGGACAACAACGTCCAGCAGTCTGTCGTCGCCATCCTGTCCCGCCGTCCCGAGGTCGTCGAAACCGGCCCGTTCGTCATCGGCTGGGACCCCACCACCGACAGCCGCAACGTCAGCTACGCCACGCCCCGGCCCGGCGCCGCCGTCACCGCCGACGACGTGGCGGCCCTGGTCGCGGCGTTCCGCGCGATCGACCGGATCCCGCGCCTCGAATACGTGCCGGGCTGCTGCCCGGAGCTCGAATCGCTGCTGCTCGCGGCAGGGTTCGCGATCGAGGCCCGGCACACCTACCTCGCCTGCACGCCCGCGACGCTCGCCCCGCTCCCCGTCCCGGACGGGTTCGAGCTCATCGAACCGTCGACCGACGAGGAGCACCACGGCGGTCTCAGCGTCCAGAACGAGGCCTTCGGCGGCGAGGCCACCGCCACTCCGGCCGATGTGGAGCGGGCCGCGCGTACCCAGCGCAACGGCGGGGTCGTCCTCGCCATCAGGACGACCACGGGGGAGTACGCCGCCGCGGGCCTCGCCTCACCGCCCGGCGCCGGGCTCGTGGAGGTGGCCGGGATCGCGACGGCGGAGCGCTTCCGGCGGCGTGGCCTGGCCGCCGCGCTGACGGCGGAGCTCGCCGCGACGGCGTTCCGGCGGGGTGCGCAGGGTGCCTGGCTGGAGGCGGAGAGCCCGGTGGCGGGGCGCGTCTACGAGCGGGTCGGCTTCGTCCCGTCCGGCCAGCGCCTCTACATCGCCCTCGACTAG
- a CDS encoding cation:proton antiporter encodes MTELLVVIVTALVVIAAATVVGPRLGIASPLVLVAVGVAASFLPMFTSVHIEPEWIIEGLLPPLLYSSAVSMPTMNFRREFGAISGLSVLLVVGSALLLGLFFTLVVPGLSFAWGVALGAIISPTDAVATSIIKQMPVSKRAVAILDGESLLNDATALVLLRTAIVATAASFALWGAVGTFVYSVVVAVVVGWAVGRLNLVVRRRVTDPTVNTVISFTVPFAAAVPVELLGASGLVAAVVAGLVTGIRAPRDLSPQNRLSDSQNWRTVELVLEGAVFLTMGVQIKSIVTNVENDHAGVGAAVLVAAGALLLTILVRAAYVAPLLVVLARWARRIAKMQGRMQDMQDRMSTPEGKQETFEEMNSRRRKVSERDLDRFARRVTQSLADIDYFLAKPLGWREGTVVVWAGMRGAVTVAAAQSLPDDTPQRSVLVLIAFAVATMSLLVQGATIGPLLRLITPKVDQAAIDESATAERARIMELLRESAETVPEPPHPADEARPEGFARAKSHRLAVIAAQRSVLLDARDNGTFDADVLANALANLDASQIAIEMRGKPVG; translated from the coding sequence GTGACCGAACTGCTCGTCGTGATCGTGACCGCGCTCGTGGTGATCGCCGCCGCGACCGTCGTCGGCCCGCGTCTGGGGATCGCGTCGCCGCTCGTGCTCGTCGCGGTCGGCGTCGCGGCGAGCTTCCTGCCGATGTTCACTTCGGTGCACATCGAGCCCGAGTGGATCATCGAGGGCCTGCTGCCGCCGCTGCTCTACTCGTCGGCGGTGTCGATGCCGACGATGAACTTCCGCCGCGAGTTCGGGGCGATCAGCGGCCTGTCCGTGCTGCTCGTCGTCGGCAGCGCGCTGCTGCTCGGGCTGTTCTTCACGCTCGTCGTCCCGGGGCTGAGCTTCGCGTGGGGAGTCGCCCTCGGCGCGATCATCAGCCCGACCGACGCCGTGGCGACGTCGATCATCAAGCAGATGCCGGTCTCCAAGCGCGCCGTGGCGATCCTCGACGGTGAGAGCCTGCTCAACGACGCGACCGCGCTGGTCCTGCTCCGCACCGCGATCGTCGCGACGGCGGCGTCGTTCGCGTTATGGGGCGCGGTCGGCACGTTCGTCTACTCGGTCGTCGTCGCCGTGGTCGTCGGCTGGGCCGTGGGACGGCTCAACCTCGTGGTCCGCAGGCGCGTGACCGACCCGACCGTCAACACCGTCATCTCGTTCACGGTGCCGTTCGCCGCTGCCGTCCCCGTCGAGCTGCTCGGGGCCTCCGGTCTCGTCGCGGCGGTCGTCGCGGGCCTCGTCACGGGCATCCGTGCCCCGCGCGACCTGTCACCGCAGAACCGCCTGTCGGACTCGCAGAACTGGCGGACGGTCGAGCTCGTCCTGGAGGGTGCGGTGTTCCTGACGATGGGCGTGCAGATCAAGTCGATCGTGACGAACGTGGAGAACGACCACGCCGGGGTCGGGGCGGCCGTCCTGGTCGCGGCCGGTGCCCTGCTCCTGACCATCCTGGTACGCGCTGCGTACGTCGCGCCGCTGCTCGTCGTCCTCGCCCGCTGGGCCCGGCGCATCGCGAAGATGCAGGGCCGGATGCAGGACATGCAGGACCGGATGAGCACGCCGGAGGGCAAGCAGGAGACGTTCGAGGAGATGAACTCCCGTCGGCGGAAGGTGTCCGAGCGCGATCTCGACCGCTTCGCCCGCCGGGTCACCCAGTCGCTCGCCGACATCGACTACTTCCTCGCCAAGCCGCTCGGCTGGCGCGAGGGCACCGTGGTCGTGTGGGCGGGCATGCGCGGTGCCGTGACCGTGGCGGCGGCGCAGTCGCTCCCCGACGACACCCCGCAGCGATCGGTGCTGGTGCTCATCGCGTTCGCCGTCGCGACGATGTCGCTGCTGGTGCAGGGCGCCACCATCGGCCCGCTGCTGCGGCTCATCACGCCGAAGGTCGACCAGGCCGCGATCGACGAGTCGGCCACCGCCGAGCGGGCCCGGATCATGGAGCTGCTGCGGGAGAGCGCCGAGACCGTTCCGGAGCCGCCGCACCCCGCGGACGAGGCGAGGCCGGAGGGGTTCGCGAGGGCGAAGAGCCATCGGCTGGCGGTCATCGCGGCGCAGCGGTCGGTGCTGCTCGACGCGCGCGACAACGGCACCTTCGACGCCGACGTGCTCGCCAACGCGCTGGCGAACCTCGACGCGTCGCAGATCGCCATCGAGATGCGCGGCAAACCGGTCGGGTGA
- a CDS encoding MFS transporter produces MTASPYWPVVTHPVLRRVLPGIAVSSLGDGMSTIAVSWLALQLAPPGRGGAYVAVAAAAYTLPGAVGALLLSRFLRGRPGAQLAGWDAMLRAVALAGIPIAAAAGVLGIGLYVTLLAASSLLHSWGGAGRYTLLAEVLPREQHLAGNAVLNLLSEFATIVGPPLAALIIGWGGPAWVIAVDAATFALLAATYRFAVPGRRARPPAGTPHRAPGFRAIAADPTLLGLLAMTFGYFVLFGPVLVALPVLVGSVGELAAYFTAFGIGAVAGGLATGYLGRWRLWPTTIGVVFGFGLALLPLGLGAPLWIALGSFGLAGLIWAPYPSVSTALFQRSASVELLPSVLAARGAVMILTVPLGTAAGGPLVAALGAQATLLISGVGTTALGVLAAVLVLTRRRRPRSGPA; encoded by the coding sequence ATGACGGCATCCCCCTACTGGCCGGTCGTGACCCATCCCGTGCTGCGGCGGGTGCTGCCCGGCATCGCGGTCTCCTCGCTCGGCGACGGCATGAGCACGATCGCGGTGAGCTGGCTCGCGCTGCAGCTCGCACCGCCGGGCCGCGGCGGTGCCTATGTGGCGGTCGCGGCTGCCGCCTACACACTGCCGGGGGCGGTGGGCGCGCTGCTGCTGAGCCGGTTCCTGCGCGGGCGGCCGGGCGCGCAGCTCGCCGGGTGGGACGCGATGCTGCGGGCGGTCGCGCTCGCCGGGATCCCGATCGCGGCGGCGGCCGGGGTGCTGGGGATCGGGCTCTACGTCACGCTGCTCGCGGCCTCGTCGCTGCTGCACTCGTGGGGCGGGGCCGGGCGCTACACGCTGCTCGCCGAGGTGCTCCCCCGCGAGCAGCACCTCGCCGGCAACGCGGTGCTCAACCTGCTGTCGGAGTTCGCCACGATCGTCGGGCCGCCGCTCGCCGCGCTAATCATCGGGTGGGGCGGCCCGGCCTGGGTGATCGCGGTCGACGCCGCGACGTTCGCACTGCTCGCGGCGACCTACCGCTTCGCCGTGCCAGGACGACGAGCCCGACCCCCGGCCGGTACGCCGCACCGCGCCCCCGGCTTCCGCGCCATCGCCGCCGATCCGACGCTGCTGGGCCTGCTCGCGATGACCTTCGGGTACTTCGTCCTCTTCGGACCGGTGCTGGTGGCGCTCCCCGTGCTCGTCGGCTCCGTGGGCGAGCTGGCGGCGTACTTCACCGCCTTCGGCATCGGGGCGGTGGCGGGCGGGCTGGCCACCGGGTACCTGGGGCGCTGGCGGCTCTGGCCGACCACGATCGGGGTGGTGTTCGGCTTCGGGCTGGCGCTGCTGCCGCTCGGCCTCGGCGCTCCACTGTGGATCGCGCTGGGTTCGTTCGGGCTGGCCGGGCTGATCTGGGCGCCCTACCCGTCGGTGTCGACGGCGCTGTTCCAGCGGTCGGCGAGCGTGGAGCTGCTGCCGTCGGTGCTGGCGGCCCGGGGCGCGGTGATGATCCTGACGGTGCCGCTGGGCACGGCGGCCGGCGGCCCGCTCGTGGCCGCCCTCGGCGCGCAGGCGACGCTGCTGATCAGCGGTGTCGGCACCACGGCGCTCGGGGTCCTCGCCGCGGTGCTGGTCCTCACCCGGCGGCGCCGACCGAGGAGCGGCCCGGCGTGA
- a CDS encoding ABC transporter permease, translating into MPSKVLFVAAVGSDPRNPWFSWSYVRQNSDTLLAALREHVLLTVVAVLVASLIAIPLALVAYRLEWLSGTILALCGALYTVPSLALFAMLAPFTGLKPVTVLIGLVLYALLTILRGGLTGLRQVPPEVREAARGMGYGKLRLLWRIELPLAMPSIVTGLRIATVTTVALVTVGYVAGHGGFGTLIISGFNNNFYRPQIMTATLACVGLALVFDGLLLLAARATMPWQRRKGSS; encoded by the coding sequence ATGCCCTCCAAGGTCCTATTTGTCGCAGCTGTCGGGAGCGACCCGCGCAACCCCTGGTTCTCCTGGAGCTACGTTCGCCAGAACTCCGATACCCTGCTCGCCGCGCTGCGTGAACACGTCCTGCTCACGGTCGTGGCGGTGCTGGTCGCGTCGCTCATCGCCATCCCGCTGGCACTGGTGGCGTACCGGTTGGAGTGGCTCTCCGGAACGATCCTCGCACTCTGCGGCGCGCTCTACACAGTTCCCTCGCTGGCGCTGTTCGCGATGCTCGCGCCGTTCACCGGCCTGAAGCCGGTCACCGTGTTGATCGGCCTGGTGCTCTACGCGCTCCTGACGATCCTGCGGGGCGGGCTCACCGGCCTGCGCCAGGTCCCGCCGGAGGTCAGAGAAGCAGCAAGAGGCATGGGGTACGGGAAGCTGCGGCTCCTGTGGCGCATCGAGCTGCCGCTGGCGATGCCGAGCATCGTCACGGGCCTGCGGATCGCGACGGTGACCACCGTGGCCCTCGTCACCGTCGGCTACGTCGCGGGCCACGGCGGGTTCGGCACGTTGATCATCAGCGGCTTCAACAACAACTTCTACCGCCCGCAGATCATGACCGCGACGCTCGCCTGTGTCGGGCTCGCCCTCGTCTTCGACGGGCTGCTGCTGCTCGCGGCCCGGGCCACCATGCCCTGGCAGCGCCGGAAGGGATCCTCATGA
- a CDS encoding helix-turn-helix transcriptional regulator — protein MRSSRLVSILMLLQAQHRLTAREIAAELEVSLRTVYRDVEALAAAGIPIYAEQGRAGGYRLVDGYRTRLTGLTEAEAQSLFMVGLPGPAMALGLGAEAASAERKLLAALAPEQRVRAGELRDRFHLDIPAWYRQAEDAPHLAAIAEAVLNDRVVAVTYRRWKAPREVERRLSPYGLVLKSGTWYVVAGTGEGTRTYRISNILRLTPAAEHFERPHRFDLAAFWQQHLDEFDQRRITATAVLRLSARLVGQLPDKSDPALRKAAAGVLPDPDGWTTVEFPVEHDAEAARQLLRYGAEVRVLAPESLRDALLAVARAVLAVHDEPVTPGRSSVGAAG, from the coding sequence ATGCGTTCCAGCCGCCTGGTCTCGATCCTGATGCTGCTGCAGGCCCAGCACCGCCTGACCGCCCGGGAGATCGCGGCGGAGCTCGAGGTCTCGCTGCGCACCGTCTACCGCGACGTCGAGGCGCTTGCCGCCGCGGGCATCCCGATCTACGCCGAGCAGGGGCGGGCGGGCGGCTACCGGCTCGTCGACGGCTACCGGACCCGGCTCACCGGCCTGACCGAGGCCGAGGCCCAGTCGCTGTTCATGGTCGGTCTGCCGGGACCGGCGATGGCGCTCGGGCTCGGCGCCGAGGCGGCCTCCGCGGAACGCAAGCTGCTGGCGGCGCTCGCCCCGGAGCAGCGGGTACGCGCCGGTGAGCTGCGCGACCGCTTCCACCTGGACATCCCCGCCTGGTACCGCCAGGCCGAGGACGCACCCCATCTCGCCGCGATCGCCGAAGCCGTGCTCAACGACCGGGTCGTCGCGGTGACCTACCGGCGCTGGAAGGCACCGCGGGAGGTGGAGCGCCGGCTCTCGCCCTACGGGCTGGTCCTCAAGAGCGGCACCTGGTATGTCGTGGCCGGGACCGGCGAGGGCACGCGTACCTACCGGATCTCCAACATCCTGCGCCTCACGCCGGCCGCGGAGCACTTCGAGCGCCCGCACCGCTTCGACCTCGCGGCCTTCTGGCAGCAGCACCTCGACGAGTTCGACCAGCGCCGGATCACCGCCACGGCGGTGCTGCGGCTGTCGGCCCGGCTGGTCGGGCAGCTCCCCGACAAGTCCGACCCGGCGCTGCGCAAGGCGGCCGCGGGCGTGCTCCCCGATCCCGACGGCTGGACCACCGTCGAATTCCCCGTCGAGCATGACGCCGAGGCCGCCCGGCAGCTGCTCCGGTACGGCGCCGAGGTGCGGGTGCTGGCACCGGAGTCGCTGCGCGACGCGCTGCTGGCCGTGGCCCGAGCCGTCCTGGCGGTCCACGACGAGCCGGTCACGCCGGGCCGCTCCTCGGTCGGCGCCGCCGGGTGA
- a CDS encoding ABC transporter ATP-binding protein, with amino-acid sequence MNATAAATIRLDSVRKQYDDATVAVADLSLEIPAGELVVLIGPSGCGKSTVLRMINRLIEPTSGRMFLGDEEITSVDPVELRRRIGYVIQHVGLFPHQTVRDNVATVPRLVGWSKQRSRERVLELLETVGLDPARYADRYPHELSGGQRQRVGVARALAADPVVLLMDEPFSAVDPIVRGRLQDEFLRLQQTVRKTIVFVTHDVEEAVRLGDKIVVLSEGGKLEQYGTPAEILARPANEFVAAFVGADRGIKRLAVTPIPPDALRPLPADAPAKPPVVAADVTLREALAALLEGETGWVAVERDGTVLGVLTPDDIYAVLAEARAEG; translated from the coding sequence GTGAACGCTACCGCCGCGGCGACGATCCGGCTGGATTCCGTCCGCAAGCAATACGACGACGCCACCGTGGCCGTGGCCGACCTCAGCCTGGAGATCCCGGCCGGCGAGCTCGTCGTGCTCATCGGACCCTCGGGCTGCGGCAAGTCCACCGTGCTCCGCATGATCAACCGGCTGATCGAGCCGACCTCCGGCCGGATGTTCCTCGGCGACGAGGAGATCACCAGCGTCGACCCGGTGGAGCTGCGGCGCCGCATCGGCTACGTCATCCAGCACGTCGGGCTCTTCCCGCACCAGACCGTGCGCGACAACGTCGCCACCGTCCCGCGCCTGGTCGGCTGGTCCAAGCAGCGCTCCCGCGAGCGGGTCCTGGAGCTGCTGGAGACGGTCGGCCTCGACCCCGCCCGCTACGCCGACCGCTACCCGCACGAGCTCTCCGGCGGCCAGCGCCAGCGCGTCGGGGTGGCCCGGGCCCTCGCCGCCGACCCCGTCGTGCTGCTGATGGACGAGCCCTTCTCCGCCGTCGACCCCATCGTGCGCGGCCGACTGCAGGACGAGTTCCTGCGGTTGCAGCAGACCGTACGCAAGACGATCGTCTTCGTCACCCACGACGTGGAGGAGGCGGTCCGCCTCGGCGACAAGATCGTGGTCCTCTCCGAGGGCGGCAAGCTGGAGCAGTACGGCACCCCGGCGGAGATCCTCGCCCGGCCGGCCAACGAGTTCGTGGCGGCCTTCGTCGGCGCCGACCGGGGCATCAAGCGCCTCGCCGTCACCCCGATCCCGCCGGACGCCCTGCGGCCGCTCCCGGCCGACGCACCGGCGAAGCCGCCGGTCGTGGCGGCGGATGTCACGCTGCGCGAGGCGCTCGCCGCACTGCTGGAGGGGGAGACCGGCTGGGTGGCGGTCGAGCGCGACGGCACGGTGCTCGGAGTGCTCACCCCGGACGACATCTACGCCGTCCTCGCCGAGGCCCGCGCGGAAGGCTAG